The following is a genomic window from Lycorma delicatula isolate Av1 chromosome 6, ASM4794821v1, whole genome shotgun sequence.
attactgttgctgtttggttcctgtacatgttagcaattgttcttctatctctgtatttgaattgtatttgtatcacattacttccttttacgcctattaaattacttatacacattttttgttacacttcatttaaacttatttcatttgagatacgatcctccaattctttaataaaatggacacttacacagttgctgaaatattatgttttattaacatcaaatatttatacaattattaatttaacaatcttacatgaaattaggatagagtaaaagtccctttattactcgtattactagatcagtattattcgtatcttcgtgaattGCTGCTTAACAGAAGTTTCAAATTTCTGATGTGTCGTATAAAAtaagagttaataataattaaactattccgtttagtgaactcctgtatactggttaaaaatGTGAATTTCGAACTcacgatgtaaaatattcagtttttattattggattatttggtaaataatcaaatatgaaaaatcatacaggaaaaagaaagatagcaTGAAGAAATATATGTCAAAAAAACGATAAGAAGATGactatgaagaggaagaaaatgttatgaacaagggaagaataaaaaaaaataagagaagatgataaatataaagaggaagaaaacgttaaaactaaggaaagaataaaaatattaagagaggatgattaATAtactagaaagaaagaaaatttgaaaactagagaacgtgtacataaattaagatcagaagaattatatcaaactaaagagcgattaaatgattggcaacaacaaaacaaataaacgaaatgatgatcaactccgacttagggagaatattctCCGACAATATcggaggagtaatgaactaaaagataagaattttttgcattttattaaagatcggacaagtatgtctcagtgtatatgttgttcttgtgagggtttatttttcattcactctgtagttaatatagataaaattaaacagaaattaaactagaaaatcaaaaaataatatgattccaaattacaattttcaattaacattaaataatcagatgtttcatcaaatctattacatatacacatatgtaataatgtctattaaaatgcatatacccatttttaaaagtacataaaattttatattactaataacttctgattttttcatatatatttttttgttattatttattgtaaaaacattttacaatcacgggttaataattattaataaatcaatatatttaaattaacaaagaaagttaaaaaaaaaataattaaaaaaaagttaaaaaaaggagatgagtctgattcgaaccgatgagccttcccttgtaagatccaaatatgtcattgatttaagttttatttgactataactatggaatcaatgaaaataagtaccacttattatgtatcgttgaaaatctctcaatgagggcttactactgcagttaagaaaaagtccaaaatccaattttttttttggtttgggcttttttgattatgtcgattgcaatcaaatgaagagatgcacaactagatttacAATAGTCCTAagcccaaaatttcaacatcctacggctaatcattcttgagttatacgagatatgtacatacatacatacatacgtacgtacatacagacgtaaCGCACAAACtattcaaaatagattcagggatggtccaaatggatacttctgttgaaatctgaaaaccgaaatttttcgcgatcacaatacttcctttacttcttacaaggaagtaaaaaaacggTAATGAAGTGTGTCAGAAGACAAAAAAGagacaaaacaattttataaagtgatattaaaatatggacATAGTTTCATATATCAAAACTGAGGGAAATTAAAACGTAGAACAAATGCcaatctacatagttacaaaattactgttttattgtgtatttaaaatttctgtcCACTAttttggatccgccatattgaatcaattttAGTAGATATAATATGTTTCTTCTAGCACAAACTCAAAATGCATTAAAGACGGGAATGAATATTGCGTGTCATTTAATGTATgcgaaattttatatttattgtgaatttaatgtatcgtcattgtttatttgtttaatgtattttttgagtgTTATTTATTGTACGCAAAAACgtgtattattttgaatttaatgtattgattGCGTCGAATGTAAACGTCTTTGACGCGGTATACATTAAATAACGGACAATTTTCCTATGAACACAATTATGTTTACATacgatagaaataaataaataatatttaaagcgaaaAAAGCAACTGATTtggtttcgaaaaaaaaattatctaacagcGGCCTTGATAAATTTATCTGTAGACGCCTATGACATCAAGGGATTCCCCGTAGCAGCTgtcaataattcattaaatgaaataataattaattttttttttaaatttatatttgtttagatAGATATTACAATAGCATTGATCTTGATCACTGCTTAATGTAAATTACAGGTTTTTTACGCATGCGCAGTatcacattaataatataaatacaatattatacaatACTTTCTTCGTTATAGATAGTTTGAAAACTTCATTTGTAAAATCATTTCTGTTATAGACATCACGAATTGTAAACATATCTGTTTAGAGAACGATTCCGCTAAAAAACGAAACAGATTAGTTATCTGTGACGCGAATTCATTCACAATTTTAGAAGAAgcctttaaaaaacatttaatcacatattattataaaaattaagatgaagcaaataaagatattaatttatttttaaacgatattaGAAATTGcgttttcagcattttaaaatcgTACGTAACAACAGATgttgtaaagtttatttattattggaatgTACATCAAAAAATCGGGACGATCAAATCTATAGTCAAGACAttgcttttaaaactaaaaatattcccATATATAATTGTGATGATTTAGATGAAGTTATAGACgttatatttgaaaaagtatcagCTGAAGAATCTGAATTTCAAGGTAAAAGCAGCGGTTGGTTTTCAATCAGTATCGACGGTTTATtgttacgtataaataaatttaaaccactACGTGGTTCTTCATATATAGAcccatgaaataaaaaaaagaaaggctgttattaattttaaaaatgatgatgCTTTCTGCTTTAAATGggctattttatcaaaatatataaccGATAATAATACACAACGCTTAGATACATGTTATACAGTTTATTTACGATAGATACGACTTTAGCATGTTAACTTTTCCGGTCgagataaaagatattaaaaaatttgaatccgtcaaaaatatttctataaatgtatatacactGACAGATGATGATTATGAAGTTAGATCATTAAAAGTTTGCGGAATTAAAACACCAAACCGTTtcgatttattatatttaaagaataatttatatccGAATGATATTTCacactatttctaaataaaatatttttcacgaatggttaggtttcaattgaCGGAACGTAGATCCAAAATAGATGTTTATAAACGTTGTTTTACAttcaattataaagaaataaatagcgAAGATAGaataaaatctcatttaaaaCGTTGTATTTACAATGAACCTGCAcatataaaaattccaaaatctggtgaaaatgtattgaaatttaaaaagtatgaaaatcaaTTTCCAATGCTTGTTGTAGCATATGCAGATTTTGAATACATATTGAATCAGACACCGTATTATCCAACACACATAAAATCTTATAGTTATACAACGCACGTACACGAACCGAAGAGTTATTGTCTATATTTCGTTTGTAATGAAtcagtttttgataaaataaaataagttttaccgAAACATTCTGTACTTTATAGAGGCGAAAAAGCcgctgaacattttataaatactctATCCGATTTTGCAAATCAAGTGGATCAAAAAATGATTCATATTTACAAGATATGTTCTCTTTCAGCAGATGAACAAAGAAAATTCGACAACGCTGAGCGATGCGAAATGTGTCATACATGGTTCGGCGAAGATTGCAAAACATTCAGAGATCATTGTCATTTTACTGGTCGTTATCAAGCTACGTTATACAATAGATCCAGTCTTCGTAGACAAGTAAAAAATACCATACCCatatttgtttacaatttgaTCCGTTGCGATCGTATTAAACATAAACTATAATGACAACGGATATAGACATCCGCATCATAAAGTCTGAAAAAGTTCATGGTGAATTTTGTTctaacaggatggtgccacagaGTATATTGCACGTGAAACAATGCACTTTGCAAGTCATGTTTCCTAAACACTTCATTTCCAGTTTCGGAAACATAAATTGGCCGCCTACATCTTAAGACCTAATGTTACAGACTGCTTCCTTTGAGTAGTACCTGAAATctaaattgtttgtaaataaatcctataccataaagaatttaaaaaaataggattattttaaaaattaaaccaatagataatgttttattaagaagAGTTATGAACAGTTTTCGGGTACGATTTAAGAGAATTCATTCTGTCAGGGAGGTCATCTCAATAAAAGTAgcttttaaaaagtaactgaaattcaataaattgcgTATAACTATTACATTgtacacaaaaatatatacttcttttacactttatttcttcataaaaccAGTATGAAAAAGATCAATTACCACTGCCGTagactttatttttgtttcctgaataaattatttcttagtcACAGTGGTAAAGTTCTGAGTTTATCAGgggttttttttaaacacaattaaatacCTAAAACCTATTCAATCAGAACAAAGaggattgaattttataattgatttgaagAAGAGAAAGCTCAAAAGCAATTAATTCCTCATTAATCCGTTTATCCTCTCTGGCATCTTGTTACAGCTATCGATTAATGATAAtgacaagtgaaattttttttgcgtgtgaaaaaatttcacaccgggactcgaacccagaacctccagatAAGAGACAGAGTCGCTACCATTCCGCcaaggaaataaggaaaaagaaaggaaatattaatttcttgtataaaataatgtagccttttataataaatgaaaaattgattatttattgcaaaatataattattaaagattccaaatttaggaatttaaattttcttatataaaataaaaataattaactctgaTTCTCAGCTTCTCATTTGCtgcaacagttttaaaatttctgctggattctttatttttgtttcgaGTACTAATACTGCGTTATAATAATCAGTTTTGGGATTTTTGTTGACCAAAAATTTCAAATCTCCAATACTAGTTTTCAATAAAGGTGCATTAATAAGATTTCctgattgtttataattttttcctttaggtttctttattttcattacttcattACTACCCGGTCCGCTACgttcatcatcatcttcatcattaGATCTACGTACACGTTTCaccttaaaataaacataaaaatttatttatttgttgtagtaatacattttttcttttaccctaattaattgtacaatattcatatttaataaaaagaaagtaaacaaaatattttatttattttcccaagatttatttaaaaaatcacgacAGCTATTTTGCCAACTAGTATCTTCTCAGTTCCCCATAACAGTTATTGAACTTTCAGCTTTACTATTCTGTCGTAACATCTAAGGAAGATACAGTGCGCCAAAACAACTGTcaagactttttaaaaatatttaaaaaaataaaaatacatattttgtttattttctttttgttatgatgGAGTTTCATCACGTATTCAACCATCAAATATTCGCGTGTATTAATACGTTAttgattcttttttgtttcttctgaaaaaagagataattttcaggggtttttgtagttttcaaaactatttttttgactCGGGggtcaacaaaatattttatgtttggtaaagaaaaatatgtttttttaaataagtaataaacactcaaaaacttgtagagaatttattctgagtaaaattatgtgaataaaatcaacagaaactaaatacaaacgtaaaaatgttgaagttggttaaaaaacaaatcaaaatgtgacagattttaactaggtataaaacggaacaaattttcaatattacaaaacaagagagttaaatattttagaaaaataggcAATCAAACAAAAAAGGATGCTTAAATTTTTagcatgtttaaattattaaaagatgttatttacgcttttaatttttaatcattttaattaggaaataaaaaattttataactaatgaaGGTCAAATTTGACGTTCATTCAAAACACATTAATCcgcgtcatatatatatatatatataccatccTCATATCGGTGGGAGAGGATGGATgagatgagggtgatatgtataacatgtaagtgaggtgtaatcttgtatagattcaggctgaccattcctaagacgtgtgattaattgaatcccaaccaccaaagtacaccggtatccgctatctagtatttaaatctgtataaaaaagcaaatagcttttactaggatttgaaccttcaacttcgaaaatcaactgttaaacaacagcgtttgcgatgacgagttaaccgctagaccagcctGGTAGGCAATATTGCATTTGAacagcaataaacatttaaaagagTGAATGGAATATTGAGTGTAcatactgatatcaaaaatatactctcctttttatcaataataatctactatatttctttttatcaaaaatattttacaactaaaaattaattgtatggaactcatagattatttttcattctctgctttaaattttaatcgtaaaatGTCACCAACATCATCAAAAGCGTAAGaataatcactatttttttttattagtgttttgtgATTTCTAAatcacagtaaaaattattttttattcaataagtaagaaaatagtaaaataaaagtgacgtttcatatgtacaaaaatatatctcattaatttatttagttttttcatgcGGTAAGGAAATTACGAaacaagatgatttttttaaaatttgtggcttttgatatacatttaaaatatataaaattcatactaaatatacttttaatactttaatatacttttaaagttcATTCACAATGTGTGTAGATTATATACAGTATAATCTACACACATTGTGAATGAATTTTCATGTCAAACTGTGTTGTTAAATCCACTACTTctgatgaaaaaaatgaattatttcaattttttctcaccttttaaatattctataaaaaaaaaattagaaataaaaattaatgcttacACACTTTTGTTGCTGATTTTGACCATCTTTGGATGTCGCGAAaaaattttggtgattttttctcttctctctttcttcaatatgtttttattctttcttctgaCTAGATGTTTTTCGTCTTTTTCTTTTCTACCTCCTGAATACCCTTAAATTATTCAATCGTTTCCTATATGTTTTTTCTTACCAtaatatattcctttttaatgcccattttttatgtcttcttataTCAATTCATTGTCAGTTTTGGGATTATTGTTAAAATACTCAAGTACTTTTTCCTAATTAATCTGTACTCATGGACACGGATTAAATGTCCATAAAACATTCTTCTTTTATAGTTGTATATGATAACTtttcattttccaaataaatttgtttgttatttctatACTCCTCATCTTCTTTTTTAAACCCCAAGATCATTCTCagaattttcctttctttccCAGTTAATTTGTTTTTCGTTTCCTCGTTGAGGATAATATTTCGCTGCATATGGCATTCCggtttaatatcatatttttctttttatagacatttttttctttattactcatATCCTTTGCAAGTTgaaaagttaatttcatttttctatctttGGTTTTGTTACTTACTTTAcccgttcaattttttttgatttttcacctAAATATTCTAGTTTTTCAACTCTATTgatcttttcaaatatttttttcgattaatacctagttaaaatctggcaaattttgatatgttttgtttttaataaacttaaaattcatacgtttgtatttagtttggaatttattcaaaccattttattcagaattaaattctatacaagttttgtttaaaatatttttgtacctataacctatttaacaaagctattttacaccaaacataaaatagtgtgtttgtCGACCTCAATCATTTGTTTTTCACCTAAGATTTCttgaaaaactactaaaaatacagttctgccACCTATCTTTTTCAAACTTTAGATTAGATTtcatataatatcaataaatgtatcccttaatttggatcccatgAATTACAGTTTGACTTAATTTTAcggaaggcgcagaaatcagggaaaAATCTTTCTCCAGCCAacactcactaacgaagcgttcccgatttatttttataagaactttcttctttattctcACCAGTACAACATTTTCTGAAAGCTTTTTACATTCTtagtgaatcattctgtatatgattaaacattttctttgtctaatatatatatatatatatatatatatatatatatatacatgtattattttaattgagtGGGAACTTGTTGTTGAAACCTTACTTTAGGTATATATggtgtttttatcaaaatcttaacttaaattattgttcactaattcaaatttttcataataaatttcttgTACCAGTGTTACCccacacatatttttttcattataggtGTAACATTGTCTCATAATTTGCTtctcaattataaattttatttatatcgccGAGTACAATAGACACatgggtttttcttttttagtataattGAACTTTCCATTAAATTCAAGACACCTCATTTAAACTACATACACTTGAACAAAGCTTGCTGGTACAAAATGGAAGTATAAGTACCAATTTATGTAACTACGAGCAGGAACGAAGTTTGAAAAACCAGACgaatataaaagtatttcatgCATATTTTTAACTACCTACTTCTTAAAGTCTCAAAAGTTAGTCACTTTTCTCTTTTTATAGCAGTTTCAACTAACATCAaactttattatttgatatttcatttcgaattatatataatacatttttaggatatattcaaaatagttttaaatgtaacatggatttccctttttttaattgttttgtgtgtgtgtatgtatgtgtgtgtgtgtgtgtgtgtgtgtgtgtgtgtgtgtgtgtgtgtgtgtgtgtgtgtgtgtgtgtgtgtgtgtgtgtgtgtgtgtgtgtgtgtgtgtgtgtttatttacactaaaaattatatccgtcattttacatattatgtattatttgctcgtatattattattatatcgtcCTTTGCATACCAAtgttattaagatattttatgttaGAATAAATCTTTCCAGTGACtaacattctaaattttttttgtaagaaaaaaaaaggaagatgtattttattactaaatttgaaaattaagaagaGATACCTGTCTTATCAGGCCTCAGAGAAATTTTTACCGATCAATCattaacacttaattttttttacatttaacgacacagcaactttacaatctgttcatagaataataattaaataagatgtatttgaattaacattaaattgGCACAGATCCAGCGGCTTgttacttaataatgaaatagaagagctctccatacggccagaccataaagtcacctaattgaaacgataaggcaaaccaagaatattgttcctcagcaatcttggaAAATCattgatcgtgttatctaataaattgaccgccaaataatccGGGTGctgatccaaacgattttgataccgtaggctgaccagagagatttcctccCGAAAGGTTCACaacttaaaatcattatatatatatatatatatatatatatatatatatatatatatatataaggctattacttatgtaccagggtatgttgagcattttccgcagtgtttttgtttaataacgtTCAAGTATGCCAATGttggagttgcacgctgtaccccacaattcaagcccgtaagtgcaaataggcttcaaaacggatttataaatcaataatttactttctgctgaaaaccgagatttatgtcctatcagccagtacatgtgtttaaacttgagatccaactgtttccccTTAGAAATGATATATTTCGCCGTAATAAGTCGTCATTAACACCTAATGAAATAAAACtctaattcaaatataattttcttattagaatttgattttttccttatacAGCCATCccatttcaatcatttttttttaataatattaattaagagtaatttttattttacttattacacaatttatatacatatacatatatatatatatatatatatatatatatatatatatatataataatatataattacttcaAGTTGAGAATTATCATTTCAGCTTTCTGTTTAATATCAAAacgtaaaattgtaaaattatataaccgTATAAgcgtacatttttttaacttttaaaattatatttacggtaGAGTGATTTCCGACTTCGAC
Proteins encoded in this region:
- the LOC142326561 gene encoding uncharacterized protein LOC142326561; the encoded protein is MKVYILIVFFALLSTSMQAPNDNIKNFEIKKVNEESVVADILIPLLGLDFDSEVKRVRRSNDEDDDERSGPGSNEVMKIKKPKGKNYKQSGNLINAPLLKTSIGDLKFLVNKNPKTDYYNAVLVLETKIKNPAEILKLLQQMRS